One segment of Pempheris klunzingeri isolate RE-2024b chromosome 20, fPemKlu1.hap1, whole genome shotgun sequence DNA contains the following:
- the LOC139219771 gene encoding leukocyte cell-derived chemotaxin-2-like, with the protein MRRVLILLAVLCVCDGVKFGQLCSGNSANSRRTSDSWGAGHYGAPRGSRVHKGLDIVCSDGSTVYAPFDVTLHGKVIVYTDPNKAAINSGINLRGEGLCVKLFYVQPDRTSGSVRKGERIGTMLPMQSVYPGITSHVHVQMCDRSDPTPFF; encoded by the exons ATGAGACGAGTCCTGATTCTTCTGG ctgtgctgtgtgtgtgtgatggtgtgaagTTCGGGCAGCTCTGCAGTGGAAACTCTGCCAACAGCAGGAGGACCTCGGACAGCTGGGGGGCGGGACACTACGGAGCCCCACG TGGCAGCAGGGTACACAAAGGTCTGGACATCGTGTGCAGCGACGGATCGACCGTCTACGCTCCGTTCGACGTGACTCTCCACGGAAAGGTCATCGTCTACACCGACCCCAACAAGGCGGCCATCAACAGCGGCATCAACCTGCGAGGAGAGG GTCTTTGTGTCAAACTGTTCTACGTTCAGCCGGATCGAACCTCCGGATCGGtgaggaagggggagaggaTCGGCACCATGCTGCCCATGCAGAGCGTTTACCCAGGAATCACCTCTCACGTCCACGTCCAGATGTGCGACCGCAGCGACCCCACTCCGTTCTTCTGA